TCTTAAGCGTTCGTTCCAGCTATAAGTAAAATTTTGCACTTGAATGTCAGATATaactaaaaatgaaataatctcCGATTATGTCATCAGCTGATAAATCAGTCTAAAATCTCTCACATACATATTTAAATATCCATAGTTTTTAATAGaaaagtttcaagcaaatcagaggtGATCGAACAGGAGGCCCCTGACGATTTAAGTTAGTGATTAATGGTGCAGTACTAATAATGGCCACTAGATGCTGACACCAAATAAATTAAGCTACAGCAACATTTTCCCAAAGTTTTCAAGTCTTTTCATTAAAATCTGTACTTTTTTGAACATTAGTTACCAtaaaacggggctataagggacagcggggtaataagggacacttttccggaaaatgttttaaatgtaattctgtgttttttacctagatttctttaagaattcatggataattgataaaaacaacacaaaaccacatcctgctcaacataaaaaccgcagaattacatttaaaacattttccggaaaagTGTCCCTCattaccccgctgtcccttatagaCCCGTTTTACGGTATAATCTCAGTAGATATTTTCACTTCATCTAATTTCATCATCAGATATCAAAgtctaaacaaacaaaagttatcagcTCATTACAAGCTTCAACCCTTTTCTCCAAAGTCTAGATGTTTTTCTAGGCCTGATAATTTACAATAACTGCCTCCTTTACGGAACTTTTGGGAGAAATCATCTATATTTTTCAGCAGGCTAGAGCATGACGATTGACTTAGAGCATCAGAGTAATGCCCTTCAGGTAGACGTACCTATGAGTCCATGGACCAGAGGGGAATACTGGTTGTTGTTGGGGATGTAAACACCCAGGAAGTCCACATTAACTGGATGTTTCTTCCACACGCGGTGAAGCAGCACCATCACCTGGatgttattgtttattgtgaTGGTGACCTGAGAGTTCCTCACAATGGAGATCCTCACCCTGAAATGGAAACACGGCAACAGAAACTAAGCCTGGCGTCAGGACAAGAAAGGCAGATGACTGAGTTAAAGGTGCTTCAGGTACCCGTCCTGTGAAATATCGGCTGTGGCCCCCCAGGTGAAGGAGTGGTTGTTTCTGCCGTCGGTCATGTCGATGCTGTTGGTGCTGACCGTCACGCTGACTCCCTCCGGCTGGTAGTAGATGGAGACGATACCGAAGTaggtgttgattttgtttttgtggttagaTCTGATTAACTGTCCGTTTACCACGACACCTTCAGGACAGGAGAGATGGTCAGGAAGGAGGGTTAGCACCAGAAATGTAACGTCACATTACGTTTGACTGTAAGCATCAAGCTGCAAATCTGAAACACAGCGTATAAATATCACCAGAAGTTGAGCATCTTTAATAGGTAAGGCATATCTGATATGTACACTTGATAGTTTTGATTAAAGCGATAGTTAGAAATTTAAGGAAATGCAccctgtgacattttttgccaGAGTTAGACGAGAAGATCGATACCTCAGTTGTATATGTGTGGAGTTAATGTGAAGCTACAGCCAAGAGATGTTtgtcttagcttagcatagcataGCTTAGCAAATAAAGTTCATTTATACAGCATGTTTTAATAAAACCTGAGTTGACTAAAGTGCTATACTtgtaaaatctgattaaaaaatactaaaaaacaagacaacaatgaTAACTTGTGATACTAAAACATTAACACCACAAAGAGCAATTAAAACGTACTGAAAATGTGTACAGTTTGAGTTTTTTCCTGGAGGATGAACATTCTGTTGCAAAGTTTTTGAGATGTAATTGCAAAGGCTTCATCTCCCTTACCCATACTGAGCTATTAatttaaacatgctaaacagTCCGGGGTTTTGGATAAGGCTGGGGACTTTACTTTGTTTGTGCTAATGCTGCACAGCTAGCAAAGTCCTGATCACGATCATGATTggtttttttataaataaaactgtcttTTCCTGAGTTCTATGGATGCAGCAGATGATTTAGAGCAGAGTTTGTTTGCAGTGGTAATCAGATGTGGTTAAAAACGACCTATAGATAATATAATGTGCCATGCATCTCCATTAAAGCTGGGGGAGGCAGTACTTTTTTTGGTACTACTttgcaaaaatctaaataaaccTTCTGGCATATTGCAATTGAAGTGGTCTGAGAGACTTCTGCACCTCTTCCTGGTTCtgctttttcagattttaacaAATCTACCCTATAAAGAAGACTATTAACATGTCTTCACTGCAAGAATGTGAGATCGCATAAAGAAAATCCACATTTATAGTAGGATGCGGTGGTGCAATGAGATTGATGGAGGAATTTCACTATGGAGAACAGATTTCTGCCTACCACAGCTTTACCATGTAGCAGCTATGAACAAAGTACCTGTTCCACTGTCAGACACCAGGTTGAGAATGTGACCAGGTTTGGAATCGATGTTGAAGCAGACGTATGTGTCGCTTCCAGGCAGGTGGACGATGAAGTGAGGGTCATTATCCACTGGAGGAGAAACACCGAAGCTAGTTAAACACATGATAACGCTGCAgctggagaaaaataaaaagtataaaTGTGTTACCTAAGTTGACCTGCTGAGGCAGAGTCCAGTCCTCTGGACCCTTGTTGGCCTGACTGGGGGGAGCCTGAGTTGTCATCTGGACCCAGGGTGGAGGCTGATAGACGACCCGCACCGGAGCCAGATTGTTGGACGCTGAACCTGCACCTAACCCTCCTCCTACATCCATGAGAgacagtaaaatataaataatctatTTAGATTAatttcatctcaaatcatcagggcCCTTCTGCTTGACCATCTttgatttgcttgaaacttttttaaaataataaactcTGGATatttaaatatctttaaaatttTAGCTTAAtatattgaatatttttcaagatttttttttaaaaattgctcgCTGACCCACCTTTTCTGCCCATTTTGAAATTTGACATGCTATGTTTGAACAACatctcagaaactattacagataaaagcctgacattttcactgttatttctcatcatatcattgattcagaatctgtatttatttatgtagttaaacaatgaactatgagGAGAAACTTGAAGAAACTGATtaaaagttccatctttgagcTTACATTAACAACAATATTGATGTTGCAGAAGTCAATTAGTGATATTTTCTTCACTATATTGTCAAATGTcacaataagacaaaacaaaatacttAGAAATATGCACTCAAATACATCAAAGTAGATcaaatagtcattttttttttttttaaatgtgatgatttgagaAGGAACGATCCACTCTTGTGCTGCTcttctgtcagtgttttttttaaatacagtgtGACCGTGCTGCTTCCTGTCGGGCACCTGAGCAGCAGCCATGCTTGGGGTCCTTCGGGGAGTCGGCCAGCAGCCTCTCCTTGGCGTCCTCGCTCTCCACTAGCAGGGCGGTGAGCGGAGTGACGAACTGATGCTCCACGGCCAGAGTCATGATCCGCTGGGTGATCTTCCTCTTTTTCACAGCTGTTGGAGCCAAAGACCTGGAGGGAAACCACACTGCAACTGTTACACACTGACAAAGCTACAAAttcactctttttttaaaaaaaatataaagttttCTGACTATTGTGTGCAATTTTGACATGctaaaacacattcatttgcatttatttctacTTGTGGATCTGGTTTCTTTACCGTATTCTGAATTTATCCACCTGACATGTTTCTTGTATTAAATCTAGAGAGTTGTTCATCACCAGGTTCACTCTGCAGGCTCTCACCTCtcactgatcagctgtttgatGGTCAGATAAGCCCACATCTGTCTGGCGAACCCGGTGAAGGAGTGCTGCTGCTTGGCCAGCTCCATGTCCAGCTGTGTGGTGTCAGCATCCGTCTCCAAGGTGAGGTCCAGACGGGCCTAAAGGACGAAACGCTGCTATCAAGACACgttttcttcatctttgttCACCCGTGACCTTTGGATTGCATGTCTCTGGGAGGATGGAGATTTGATATGCCTTCCAAGTCGACATAAATGATGGAAGATGGCGACAAAACAGTGCGTGTGAGCGTGTTTTACTTGCTCCATTTGAATTTGAAGCTGATTTTTCTTCATGCTAAGGTGTCAAAATGTAAAAGCACCAGTTGAAAAGAACAACAGGGacataaaaaggtaaaaaaagaaGCTGACTGACCTGCATAAAATACTACTTTTATATAAACGATGGTTCAAAGCTTCAATCTTTTAAGTTTAACATTTTAGGtgtctttttggttcttttgtgtcttatttaaGTGTCTTTTTGACTAAATTTGCCTTCAGTTTGcctttctttttacatttttagtgacttttggataattttgtatcttatttgggacattttgagtgtctttttggtcattttcatccCCGTGTGGTGGTTTTACTATCAGTTTGACTGTTTCTgctgaggtgcaggactttatattgcagtgaaaaatgagcccacagtgagtaaaaatgtgacaaaaaatgccaAGAAACTACTTGCAATTCAGGGGATTACAGGCAGGAAACCAGTGAACAAGATATTTGGGCATTAAAGTATTTGCAGTGATGCCAACATGTGAAATGAGTGGATGATTGGGTGTTTTTCactcacagctgcagcagtagTGATGCTGCTCAGAGTGTTGGTGTCTGACGGTAGAACTCTCCCAGCGACCACCAGCTCTGAGCCGCTGAAGTATTTATCGAAGCGGTTCTGGGTGACTTCAGACACCGAGTCCTCTGGGAACTGGATGGTGATTCTCCTCAGCAGGGGAGAGGAAACCTGGCTGTAAAAGGTCTGCAGAGAGAAAGCAGACACTGAGGAGATTCTGTGTGATGATCTGGAGCTACGAGGCTTGACAGGATTAATTCTAAataaatttaatcaaaattcgaaaggagttttatttatttcaaggaGTTATTGCTGGATTTGGAtttcaaaaatgtctaaaagaataaatgagCTCATACTTGCCAAATAATAACAGTCAGACAGTTAAATTTTATAAACTGTGCTTATTTAACACAGTATTGAAATGCTAAGATTccgtttttttttaagaatatcCAACAGAAAAACTAAGACTATAAGACATAAAGCTGGAGTTTATTCTTCGGTCATTAAGGaatgtttcagattttttcttgtttgacgTGAAACGAGGAGAGAAATCTGCCGTATTCGAACCCGAAGTTGCTCTGCGGCGTCGTGGTTGGCGTAGATCCTCTGAGCCATCCCCCTGTTCTCGTTGGCGATTCGCTCCAGGAAGTCGTAGTCCACGTCGAAGCCGATGCCCAGCGAGAAGAGAGAGAACTCCTCCCTCATGACTCGCTTCACGTTCTTCTGGATGGTGCTCAGCTTGATCTCTCCTACAGAGAAGAAACCACATTCGGTCAGCTGTGTCCATTTAACATCCACTTTAGAATCATTATCGAGGCTAAAGAGTTGATAGTCAtctttaaaatctaaaatattagCATTAAAGGACCATATCTGAATTTTTGTACGTTTGTTTTAAGAGCAGAGATAAGCTCAGTCAATcaaaagtgacattttctttattttgttttgtttagtacAATTTCTGACTTTAGATTGGGTTAGCAGACTACAgaccacaaaaaaatgtctctttgaTCATGTAAAGTACATAAAAGCATCAAAGTTactccatctcaaatcatctcTGATTTGATGAAAATGTTTGCATCTTAAACTaagaatatttaaaatggtatctgtgaaattttaaatTGATTCATCAAATACTATCAAagataaacattttcaaaaattgcaCTTTTAACTTGCTTTTTCACACGCTGACATTTGAGGTTATGTTTGAACGACAATATTTCCGCAACTCTTAAAGATAAAATCCTGaaattttcaacattatttCTCATCacgtcattgattcagaatctgcattACTGTATAAGTAGACCAAATAACCTCAAAATTATGGGCGTGTTGAAAGATGACGAAAAATGTAAATCATCAtgaaaagtcccatctttgagcTCACATTAACTGATAAAGCACAAATCAACTAATGATATTTACTGAACCACGTGTAGCTGCATACTTGattacaaaattaaaataatgttattttcattgaacttTCATTACTAACAGAGCAGGTTTAACGagttgtaccacaaaaacaaaaatactgatCGATGGTCTGATCCAAGTAGAGCAGAATTTCAAAATAGTTCTCAAATGTAACACaagtaatatgtttttttaatctggattttttttcacctgcTTTAACTCATGCATGGATTAAAGGAAGTCAGAGTTCTAGTCTGACTTACAGGATGTTGACGATGGGTATAAGATATTGGTTACACAATTCACGTATCTTTCCCCTCTCCTTCCATTATCTTTGTGTTATCCCTTTTAAAATCTCCTTCGTTACAGCTAAGATCTTGTGGCTAGCAACCTACCATGCTGACAATCTCAAgcttttttggtgaattttaatAGCATTGCTCACCCTCCAGTGTGCAAAACTAAAACAACTCCCCCCCAACACTATACAAAATCCAAACAAGTCGGAGTGTTTTCTCCCCAGATAGCAGAATAATAATGAAGTGTATCAATAGTCTGGCATTGCCAGATCGTTCAGTGTTCTAAATGTTATCTTAACTTCtgcacagtttttgtttgttttgccaaTATAAATGCCACCCTCTTGATTGAAACCTGCAAAATACAGAGTTCTTACCTGTATTTTACAGGTTGGAATCCTGTATTTTGCAggtttaaagaaaaatgcagcACTCTCGTCTGCTTTTCTAAACTCCTGCAAGCTGCTCACCTACTTATTCCTTCGAGTGCACCCTAATGTAGCAAACTGGCCCCGCATATTGTGTACTCTTAATATGACTAGATatgaaaaatacattcaaaaatgTACCGCAGTCTtcacaaaacagttaaaatatgaTATAGACTTGCATGTATGGTCCTTTAACGCACATTTTAACCACTCTGGAATTCAACTGCAAACTGTTAAAACTCAATTTTTTTGGACGAAAAACAGAATTGGAGTGATTTTGCCgaagtttttctttcttaccAACGGTGGGATCTCCGTCAGACACCAGGATGATCATGGAGACGGATCGAGAGTCGATGAGACCCTGGTTGGACGCCTTCACCAGCATCTGAACTGCTCTCATCAGGGCCTCGTTGATGTTGGTACCTGGAATCGGGAAAATGACACCATCGTCAACACATTTTTAAGTTTATCAGGTTGTCAGAGCCCTGCTTGGTTAGAGGATCAGTCATACCCCCATTGGGTTTGATGTTCTGGATGTATTTCTTGGCGTCTGCAACCTGAATAGAAGATCCAGGAACCAGCTCCTCGCTCCAGCAGCGAACGTTGTGGTTGAAGTCGATGACGCTGAAGTTGTCGTCGATGGTCAGGTCGTCCAGAATCGCCTGCATGGCCTCAACTGTCTGGGAGAGAAGTCAGGAGTTAGATGCACCACATGGAGGCAGTGTTTTATAACAGATCAGTGAGTTCAGAGG
This is a stretch of genomic DNA from Acanthochromis polyacanthus isolate Apoly-LR-REF ecotype Palm Island chromosome 1, KAUST_Apoly_ChrSc, whole genome shotgun sequence. It encodes these proteins:
- the itih2 gene encoding inter-alpha-trypsin inhibitor heavy chain H2 → MRRLLLLLGLLVLRQGSCFEFVIDGEWEDETSHIQDHRERHKRAILTSEEQEDFEAIRGDDITVKSYKVESRITSRFAHTTVRSSVVNSGSKAQSIGFNVQIPKRAFITNFTMNVNGITFVGSVKEKTVARNLYAQARARGKAAGIIRANSQDMETFKTEVHVPPGSNIEFELHYQEMMHRKLGFYEHSLYLQPGRLVPQFQVDVYIYEPKGISSVQAPNTLGVQFSDLIKVTSTKDKAHIVFKPNLQQQRKCDNCTGSAIDGVFTVKYDVNRDSNAGELQVSDGHFVHFFAPSNLSPLSKNIVFVIDVSGSMWGVKMKQTVEAMQAILDDLTIDDNFSVIDFNHNVRCWSEELVPGSSIQVADAKKYIQNIKPNGGTNINEALMRAVQMLVKASNQGLIDSRSVSMIILVSDGDPTVGEIKLSTIQKNVKRVMREEFSLFSLGIGFDVDYDFLERIANENRGMAQRIYANHDAAEQLRTFYSQVSSPLLRRITIQFPEDSVSEVTQNRFDKYFSGSELVVAGRVLPSDTNTLSSITTAAAARLDLTLETDADTTQLDMELAKQQHSFTGFARQMWAYLTIKQLISERSLAPTAVKKRKITQRIMTLAVEHQFVTPLTALLVESEDAKERLLADSPKDPKHGCCSGGGLGAGSASNNLAPVRVVYQPPPWVQMTTQAPPSQANKGPEDWTLPQQVNLVDNDPHFIVHLPGSDTYVCFNIDSKPGHILNLVSDSGTGVVVNGQLIRSNHKNKINTYFGIVSIYYQPEGVSVTVSTNSIDMTDGRNNHSFTWGATADISQDGVRISIVRNSQVTITINNNIQVMVLLHRVWKKHPVNVDFLGVYIPNNNQYSPLVHGLIGQFSREPFPEVSVYDIHEGADPLKNEATMEVKGNKLLVTRGWQKDYRSDTKRGSNVYCWFIHNSGKGLIDGHYTDYIVPGLNSFLQMP